The proteins below come from a single Corylus avellana chromosome ca3, CavTom2PMs-1.0 genomic window:
- the LOC132174374 gene encoding subtilisin-like protease 4, which yields MACNNKLIGARTFHSSTKLEQSMPPLDEDGHGTHVSSIAVGNFVEGANVLGTAKGTAAGVAPLAHLAIYKVCSNEGCADSDILAAFDTAIEDDVDVLSISIGGGPIDSFLDDIIAIGAFGAIQRGIFVSTSAGNIGPFNRSVSNMAPWVLTAGASTTDRMVKATARLKIGEEFEGESLFQPSNFTSPYLPLVYAGAIGSLPYWNPGTLTNVQLKGEVVLCEGGGGMAGIVRGEQVKNVGGSAMILMNDELDGFTLTADEHVLPATQVSHAAGLKIKAYINSTSKPTATILFEGTINGKPYAPMVSSSSSRGPSRISPGILKPDIIGPGVNILAAWPWPPASSERNLRFSRNFFMDSGTSISCAHLSGIAALLKSSHPKWSPAAIKSAIMTTADVLNLAGKPIADYTMIPAHIFATGAGHVNPSKANDPGLVYDIQPDDYIPYLCGLNYTNHVVKMITQRNLNCMEVKSIPEAQLNYPSFSVVLGSSPQTFTRTLTNVGQVNSSYTLDIISPQGVSVGVSPNKLVFKELNQKETYTVTFLKENNSVYDAGDQKFTQGYLKWVSGYKYSVRSPIVVMFDEADA from the coding sequence ATGGCCTGTAATAACAAGCTCATCGGTGCAAGAACTTTTCATAGCTCGACAAAGCTTGAGCAGTCCATGCCACCACTGGATGAAGACGGCCATGGCACCCATGTTTCAAGCATAGCTGTTGGAAATTTCGTGGAAGGCGCTAATGTGCTTGGGACTGCCAAAGGTACAGCAGCTGGTGTAGCACCTTTGGCTCACTTGGCAATATATAAAGTATGTTCAAATGAGGGTTGTGCCGACAGTGACATATTAGCCGCATTTGACACAGCTATTGAGGATGACGTGGATGTTCTTTCCATCTCAATAGGTGGAGGCCCCATTGATTCTTTCCTCGATGATATAATAGCAATAGGTGCATTCGGTGCAATTCAAAGGGGAATTTTTGTGAGCACATCAGCCGGGAATATAGGCCCATTCAATCGGTCGGTGTCAAATATGGCCCCATGGGTACTAACTGCTGGAGCAAGCACCACTGATAGAATGGTTAAAGCCACAGCAAGGCTTAAAATTGGAGAAGAATTTGAAGGTGAATCCCTTTTTCAGCCTAGTAATTTCACGTCTCCATATTTGCCCCTTGTTTATGCAGGCGCGATTGGATCATTGCCATATTGGAACCCAGGCACATTGACAAATGTCCAGTTAAAAGGAGAGGTGGTGTTGTGtgaagggggagggggaatgGCAGGAATAGTCAGAGGGGAACAAGTCAAAAATGTCGGAGGCTCTGCCATGATTCTTATGAATGATGAACTTGACGGCTTCACTCTTACAGCAGATGAACACGTTCTTCCTGCAACACAAGTGAGTCATGCTGCTGGGCTAAAAATCAAAGCATATATAAACTCAACCTCCAAACCAACTGCCACAATCTTATTCGAAGGAACTATAAATGGAAAACCATACGCCCCCATggtctcttcctcttcttccagaGGCCCAAGCCGGATAAGCCCCGGGATTTTGAAACCAGACATCATAGGACCTGGAGTTAACATTCTAGCTGCATGGCCATGGCCACCAGCCAGTTCGGAGAGGAACTTAAGGTTTAGCAGGAACTTTTTCATGGACTCGGGCACTTCAATATCTTGCGCTCACCTAAGCGGCATTGCAGCTTTGCTCAAGAGCTCCCACCCAAAATGGTCACCTGCTGCAATCAAGTCTGCGATCATGACAACTGCTGATGTATTAAACCTTGCAGGCAAGCCCATTGCTGATTACACTATGATCCCTGCCCACATCTTTGCCACTGGTGCAGGCCATGTGAATCCATCAAAAGCAAATGATCCTGGCCTTGTCTATGACATCCAACCAGATGACTACATTCCATATTTATGCGGGTTGAATTACACAAATCATGTAGTAAAGATGATAACTCAACGCAATTTGAATTGTATGGAAGTAAAAAGCATTCCTGAGGCACAACTAAATTATCCTTCATTTTCAGTTGTACTGGGTTCTAGTCCTCAGACATTTACAAGGACTCTGACAAATGTTGGCCAGGTAAATTCATCTTACACTCTGGATATTATTTCGCCCCAAGGAGTAAGTGTTGGCGTGAGCCCTAACAAGCTTGTATTCAAGGAGTTGAACCAGAAGGAGACATACACTGTTACTTTTCTCAAAGAAAACAACAGTGTATATGATGCAGGAGATCAGAAGTTTACCCAAGGATATTTGAAATGGGTTTCTGGTTATAAGTATTCAGTTCGAAGCCCAATAGTTGTCATGTTTGATGAAGCAGATGCCTGA